From Penaeus chinensis breed Huanghai No. 1 chromosome 18, ASM1920278v2, whole genome shotgun sequence, one genomic window encodes:
- the LOC125034731 gene encoding phenoloxidase-activating factor 2-like: MHVRITAVAVLWALAATATRLPRQAVDTSNISNDDFICLLSGDCNSGPQTPPTSTSSCTCVKWWQCNDNEITVGNEDGTVTMVDLRMNGACPDDVSDICCENFDLNKSPPAPVKQVTMCGQRNELGVGANFQGFNDSQAQFGEFPWMAAVLTRGVSGTGGIPVYVCGASLIHPQVVLTAAHNVQDKETNNIVVRLGEWDFKNPSEPILHQEIGVSQILLHPNYDSRNINYDVALLILERPAEVGPTVQTVCLPPPRQTFDGMVCVSSGWGKNAFQGKYQQILKAIDLPVVNHGMCENALRSSPRLGLRFSLHRSFMCAGGEPGKDVCTGDGGSPLVCPVPGNPSTYVQVGVVSWGLECGQAGIPGVYASVSEALPWISRVIQELGGVNRRRGR, from the exons ATGCACGTGCGGATCACAGCCGTGGCGGTGCTGTGGGCCTTGGCGGCGACGGCAACCAGGCTCCCGCGGCAGGCTGTAGATACGTCCAACATCTCCAACGACGACTTTATCTGCCTCCTCTCCGGGGACTGCAACAGCGGCCCACAGACACCGCCGACGTCTACTTCGAGTTGTACCTGCGTCAAGTGGTGGCAATGCAATGACAATGAGATcacag TTGGAAACGAAGATGGAACAGTGACTATGGTTGACCTGCGAATGAACGGCGCATGTCCTGACGACGTGAGCGACATCTGTTGCGAGAACTTTGACCTTAACAAATCCCCGCCGGCGCCAGTGAAGCAAGTGACCATGTGCGGTCAGAGGAACGAGCTCGGCGTTGGGGCTAACTTTCAGGGATTCAAT GACAGCCAGGCACAGTTCGGAGAGTTCCCTTGGATGGCGGCGGTTCTAACTCGAGGCGTGAGTGGCACTGGAGGGAtccccgtgtatgtgtgtggggcttCCCTCATCCACCCGCAGGTCGTCCTCACAGCAGCTCATAATGTGCAGGA CAAAGAGACGAACAACATCGTTGTCCGACTTGGCGAGTGGGACTTCAAGAACCCCTCGGAACCGATACTCCACCAGGAAATTGGCGTCAGCcagatcctcctccaccccaaCTACGACTCGCGGAACATCAACTACGATGTGGCCCTGCTGATCCTGGAACGCCCAGCGGAAGTGGGGCCTACCGTGCAGACCGTCTGCCTCCCGCCCCCGCGCCAGACGTTCGACGGCATGGTCTGTGTCAGCTCGGGCTGGGGGAAGAATGCTTTCCAGGGAAAATACcagcag ATTCTGAAAGCCATCGACCTCCCAGTGGTGAACCACGGCATGTGCGAGAACGCCCTCCGAAGCAGCCCTCGTCTCGGCCTCAGGTTCTCCCTGCACCGATCCTTTATGTGTGCCGGAGGAGAGCCCGGCAAGGACGTCTGCACGGGCGACGGGGGATCCCCACTGGTGTGTCCTGTGCCGGGGAATCCTTCTACTTACGTCCAG GTTGGCGTGGTGTCATGGGGTCTCGAGTGTGGCCAGGCAGGCATCCCAGGCGTGTATGCGTCCGTCAGTGAGGCCCTTCCCTGGATATCGAGGGTAATCCAAGAACTAGGCGGCGTcaacaggaggagaggaagatga